A segment of the Deltaproteobacteria bacterium genome:
TTGTTCTCATTTCCTTTACCAATCTCGAAGAACAAAAACGGGAACACAGCCTTGAAAAGGTGGAAAAGCTCATCCGCGATTTTGAGATTAAAACACGTGAAGTGGTCCTTCGTCGGGAAGACTTCCTTCTCGACAATGAGGGAGAGGGCTTTTTCGTCGTGCTGGTCAATGTCTCTCCCTTTTCCCTGCCAAATATCCTTATGAGAATCCGTAAAATGATGGAGACTCTTTCCCTCTCAAACCCGGACAACATCTCGCTGGAATTAAACATGGGAACCGCGATCTTCCCCAATGAGGGGGAGACGATCGATGAGCTCCTGAGAATCGCAAGCCATAAGGAAACCAAATGAAAAAAGGTCGTATCCTGATCGTCGACGATGAGATTTTTCTGGTAGAAACACTGAAGGACCGCCTGGAGTTTGTCGGTTATGAGGTTTTAACAGCCGAAAATGGTGCCGAGGCCTTGACCAAACTCCAAGCGCCCCATCCTGTCGATCTGATCCTGATGGATTGCATGATGCCGGTCATGGATGGGCTTCAAGCGACCCAACTGATCAAGGGACATGAAAAATTAAAAAAAATCCCTGTCATTTTCCTCACCGCGCGTGCCCGCAAGGAAGACCGTGAAGAGGCGTTTCGGGCCGGCGCCGACGACTACCTCGCAAAACCTTTTGAAACAGACGATCTGCTCAAAATGATAGAAAAGTGGATCAAGAAGTAGGACGTGAAAAATTTTTTTTTCTTTCTGATCTTCTTTTTGTCCGGCACATTATCAGCGACCCCCCTTCCACGAAAAATACTTGCGCTCTACGACCCCCAAGTCTTTTCAAAACCGATCGACACCCCAATCCACCGACACGCCGAGGTCTG
Coding sequences within it:
- a CDS encoding response regulator, which produces MKKGRILIVDDEIFLVETLKDRLEFVGYEVLTAENGAEALTKLQAPHPVDLILMDCMMPVMDGLQATQLIKGHEKLKKIPVIFLTARARKEDREEAFRAGADDYLAKPFETDDLLKMIEKWIKK